The DNA sequence ATTACGCCGCCGACTTGCAGGGCCACGCCGAGGGTACCAACCGCGCCATGCCCCTAGTCTACCCCGAGTTGAAGGCTAAGTTTGGCAACGTCATCACCTACGAAGAGGGCCCCAAGCAGCACATCCAGCTCGAGTTTGCTTTTGACGTGACGCAGGTGGCTGCTGGCCGCTACCGCACCGAGGACTACCATAACGCCATCGGGTTCGAAGTATCGAAGGAACTACTGGAGCGGGCCTTTGAGAAAACCTACGGCCTGGCGCTGGGCAAGGTGTTTCTCAACACCGATGTGAGCATTGCCACGTTCCGCTTCACCGTGCAGCGCATCATTCCGCTGGCGTCGCGCTCGGCCTGGTATTACCAGAAAAAGGAAATCCGCAAGCTCACCCCTGGCATCAAGCGCCGCACCTTCGTATACCACCAAAACCGAAAAGAGTACCGCCACCTCTACGGCCATAAGTACGAGCGCCCCGGGTTTGGGGCCCGGGTGCTGTCGGTATTCGTGGGCATTTTACCCAAAGTGGGGCCCCTGAAGCCGTTCGCGTTCCGCCCGCCCACGCCCGCGGCCCTAAAGATCTTCCGGGCCAGCTTCGCCATCGTCGTCAAAACGTACTGCGGCCTGCTGGGCCAGCAAGGGCCCCGGGCGCCCGCGCCCGCCCTGGCCAACCAGGACTTCGACACCGGCAGCAACACCCGCTTTGGCGAGTACGCGCTGGCCGACAAAACCTACAGCGAATGGGTGCGCAAGCTGGCCCGCGAAAAATTCGCCGGCGTTACGCCGCCCGTGCGTACCAACATCCTCACCTTCTTCGCATCGGCCAAAACAACGCCTGCCGACAAGGAGGAACAAGAAGACGACAACCGCAAGGAAACCGCGCAGGCCCTGGCCGAACTGAAAGCCCTGCCGGCCGCGGAAACAGGGAAATAAGATATTGATTAATTGGTTATTAAGACAGGATCTAAATTGTAAAAACTGGTAACTATTTGGGTATGCTACTTGTCAAGTTAGGTATTGCATGTATATACTGCGCCGGCCGTAGTGCCAGCACTTACCGCTTAATCTCCCTTTTCTGATGAACCACGACCTTACCCCCGGCGCGGCCGCCGACGGTGCCGCACCCGACGGTTCGCGCCGCTCGTTTGTGAAGCAGGCCGGGGGCCTGCTGGGCCTAGCCCTGGCCCCACCCCTCACCGGCTTTGCCGGCCGGCTGGCCGGCCCCGCCAGCACCCTGGAGGGCCCCACCGACCTCACGCTGCGCATCAATGGTACGGCCCGTACCTTGCGCGCCGAGCCCCGCGTGACGCTGCTCGACGCCCTGCGCGAGTACCTGGACCTGACCGGCACCAAAAAAGGCTGCGACCACGGGCAGTGCGGCGCCTGCACCGTGCTGGTGGACGGCCGCCGTATCAACTCCTGTCTCACGCTGGCCGTGATGAACCAGGGCAAGGAAATTACTACCATCGAGGGTATTGCCAAGGGCGACGAGCTGCACCCCATGCAGGAGGCGTTCCTCAAGCACGACGGCTTCCAGTGCGGCTACTGCACGCCGGGCCAGATTATGTCGGGCGTGGCCTGTGTGAAGGAAGGCCACGCCACTTCCGACGACCAGTGCCGCGAGTGGATGAGCGGCAACCTATGCCGTTGCGGTGCCTACCCCAACATTGTGGCTGCCGTGCGGGAGGTGGCCGGCGGAGTTAAAAATTAAAAATTATGAATTATGAATTGGGGAACCGGCTATTGCCGCCTGTCCTCCTTTCAGCCGCAATCTTTAATTCATAATTCTTAATTGATTTAAGATGAATAACTTTAGCTACACCCAGGCCAAAACGGCCAAGGAGGCCACCGGCCTCCGCCAGGGGGCCCCCCAGGCCGCCTACATTGCCGGCGGCACCACGCTGCTAGACTTGATGAAGGCCAATTTGGAGGAACACTCTCAACTAGTGGACATCAATTTGCTGCCCTTCAAAGGTATTGAGCAGACCAGCGACGGGCTGCGCATCGGTGCGATGGAGCGCATGAGCGACGTGGGCGAGCACCCGCTGGTGTTGCAGCAGTACCCGGCCGTGTCGGAGTCGCTGCTGCTGGCGGCTTCGCCGCAGTTGCGCAACATGGCCAGCATCGGGGGCAACATCTTGCAGCGCACGCGCTGCGGGTACTTCCGCGATGCGGCGTTTCCGTGCAACAAGCGCGTGCCCGGCTCGGGCTGCCCGGCCTTGGAGGGCGACAACCACAACCTGGCCATCCTCGGCACCAGCAGCGCCTGCATTGCCACGGCCTACCCCGGCGACTTATCGGTGGCCCTGGCAGCCCTCGACGCCGTGCTGACCCTGGAAAATGCCAAGGGCAAGCAGCGCCGCGTGCCCGTCACGGAATTCTATGTGCTGCCCGGCAAAGCGCCGCAACGCGAAACCGTACTGGAGCCCGGCGAGCTGATTGTGTCCGTGACCATCCCGGCCGCCGCCCACGCCCGCCGCTCAACCTACCTGAAGGTGCGCGAGCGCGCCAGCTATGCCTACGCCTTGGTCTCGGCCGCGGTGGGGCTCGACGTGCAGGGCGGTACCATCCGCTCGGCCCGCGTGGCCCTGGGCGGGGTGGGCACCAAGCCCTGGCGCAGCCCCGAGGCCGAAAAAGTGCTGACGGGGGCCCCGGCCACCGAGGTCACTTTCCGCGCCGCCGCCGCCGCCGCGCTGCGCGGGGCCCAGCCCCGCGCCGACAACCGTTTCAAAGTGGAGCTGGCCCAGAACACCCTCGTGCAGGCCTTATTAGCTGTTAGCGCTTAGCTTGATAGCTTTTAGCTTTCGGCGAGCGCGCCCCGGAAGCCATTTTATTGCAACCTAATAAGCCAACCGCCAAGGGCCGCCTGAAAGGCCCCCGCTAACAGCTAACAGCTTAATCATGGATACCGAACCGAAATTTTTTGAAACCAACCCCGCTGGTGGCGTGGTGGGGCAGCCGCTAAGCCGCATCGACGGCTACGCCAAGGTGACGGGACAAGCCAGGTACTCGGCCGAGTACAACAACCTGCCCGGCATCGTCCACGCCGTGCTCAAAACCAGCGACGTGGCCAAAGGTCGCATCACGGGTTTCGACACCAGTGCTGCTCAGAAGCAGCCGGGCGTGCTGGCCATCCTCACCCACCAGAATATTCCAAAGCTGGCCAAAACCCCCAACGACGCCGAGGGCAAGAAGGCCATTGGGGCTCCCATGGGCTTTCTGCCGCTTACCGGCGACCAGATTTACTACGCCGGCCAGCCCGTGGCCGTGGTAGTGGCCGACACGCTGGAGCACGCCCAGTACGCCGCCACGCTGCTGAAAGTGCAAATAGCGGCCGAAAAGCCGCTGGCTTCTTACGAAGACCCGAAAGCCCAGCTATATGACCCCGAGAAGGTGCAGGACGGCAAAACCGACGGCCATACCAAGCGCGGCGACGCGCGGGCGGCCTTCGCGGCGGCCCCGGTGCAACTCACCCACAGGTACATCCACGCCATCAACCACCACAACCCGATGGAGCCCGGCGCCACCACCGCGCACTGGGAGGCCCCCGACCGGCTGACGGTGTACGACTCGACGCAGGGCGTGACGCGCACCCAGAAGTCGCTGAGCGCCATGCTGGGCCTCTCGGCCGAGCAGGTGCGGGTGGTGACCAAGTACCTCGGCGGCGGCTTCGGCTGCAAGGGCTCGTGCTGGCCCCACACCATCCTCACGGTGCAGGCCGCCAAGGCGGTGGGCCGGCCGGTGAAACTCTCGCTCACGCGGCCCCAGATGTTCACGAGCATGGGCCACCGCGAAGACCAGGAGCAAACCCTGAAAATCGGGGCCACCAAGGACGGCAAGCTCACGGCCCTCATCCACGAGAAAACGTCCACGACGTCGCCCTGGGATAACTATGCCGAGCCCAACAGCAAGATCATCAACATGCTGTATGAGTGCCCCACCTTCGAGTCGACGTACCAGTTGGCCCGGGCCAACGTGATGACATCCACGTTTATGCGGGCCCCGGGCGAGGGCCCCGGCTCGTTTGCCATCGAGTGCTCGATGGACGACCTGGCCGAAAAGCTGGGCATCGACCCGCTGGAAATTCGCCTGCGCAACTACGCCGAGAAGGACCCCAGCACCGGCCAGCAGTGGAGCAGCAAGAGCCTGAAGCAGTGCTACGCCCGTGGTGCCGAACTGTTTGGCTGGAGCAAGCGCAACCCCAAGGCCGGCGCCACCCGCGACGGTAAGCTCTTGGTGGGCTGGGGCATGGCTACGGCCAGCTACCCGGTGCACAACTCGCAGGGCACGGCCCGCGCCCGCCTTTACGCCGACGGCCACGCCGTGGTGCAAAGCGGTGCCACCGACCTGGGCACCGGTACCTACACCGTAATAACCCAGGTGGCCGCCGACGGCTTGGGCCTGCCGATGGAGAAAATCCGTTTCGAATTGGGCGATACCAAGCTGCCCACGGCCCCCAACTCGGGCGGCTCGGTAGCCGCCGGCACGGTGTCGTCGTCGGTGTATTTGGCTGTGCAGGACGTGTGGCAGAAGCTCATCAAAGTAGCGGTGCTCGACAAGAAATCACCGCTGTTCAAGGCCAAGATTACCGACGTGGAGGCCAAAATGGGCCGTTTGCAGCTGAAGGCCAACCCCAGCAAGGGCGAAGGCTTCGCCGACGTAATGAAGCGGGCCGACCTGAGCGACATCGAAGGCAACGGCCAGGGTCGCTACGGCAGCGGCTACGAAGACGCCCAGGCCGCCGCCAACGCCGACCCCACCAAGAAGGACGAAGTGGGCCACCACTCCATGCACTCCTTCGGGGCCCACTTCTGTGAAGTGAAGGTGGACCCCGAGCTGGGCACCGTGCGCGTGACCCGCTGGGTGAGCGTGCACGCCGCCGGCCGCATCCTGAACGCCAAAACGGCCCGCAGCCAAATCATCGGCGGCAGCATTTTCGGCATCGGCTGCGCGCTGATGGAAAACACTGTGCGCGACCAGAACCTGGCCCGCTACACCAACGCCTCACTGGCTGATTACCACATCCCGACCAACGCCGACATCCCGGAAATGACCGTGGAATTTGTGGACGAGCACGATCCCTATATCAACGCGATGGGGGTGAAGGGTATCGGCGAAATCTCGATGGTGGGTGTGTCCGCCGCCGTGGCCAACGCCGTGGCCCACGCCACCGGCCGCCGCGTGCGCAGCCTGCCCATCACACCCGATAAGGTACTGGGCGCCAAGGCGGTATCGTAGAAAGTGCTTCTACTAGGAACAATAAAAAAGGCCGGCTCCAGGAATGGAGTCGGCCTTTTTGCTGAGTAACGGTGGGGCCCCTAGGGCCCCCGCATCGCCTTACGGCGTAAGCAGCGCCGCTAGTTGCTGCAAAGTAATTTCGGCCGATTTGGCGTTGTAGCGGTAGTTTACCAGGCGGTAGCCGGCGTCCTCAAAACTCTGCTGGGCCAGCTTCACGTCGACCAGCGTCGAGAGGCCGGCGTCGAGGCGCAATTGCACTAAGTTAAGGAGCTTTTTGGCAGTGGTGTAGCTTTCCTGGGCCGTGTTCACCAGGGCCAGGGTTTGCTGATAGGCCTCCCAGGCCTTCAGGGCGTTGGTGCGATAGTTGCGCTCTAGCGCAGTGCGTTGCAGCTGCGCGGTTTGGGTGTTGAGCTGGGCAATTTTCACCAGCCGCTTGTTGATGCCGCCCGTGTAGATGGGCACGCCCAGGCTGAGGCCGGCGTAGGGCCCGTAGCTCTGGTTGAAGAGCGTGACGCCCACCGCGTTCTGGTTGCGGGCGAAGTTGGTACCCGAGTTAATAGACAGCGACGGGGAGCGGTTGGCGCGGGCCACGCGCTCAAGCAGCTCATTCACGCGCACCTGGCGCTCGGCGGCCAGCAGGTCGGGGTTTTTGGTGAGCGAGGCGTCGATGTCTTCCCAGCGCAGGTCCTGGTCCACCGGAATGGTGTCCTCCACGGCCATGCGCGTATCGAGGTCGAGGGTCAGGGAGCGGAGCAAATCGGCAGTGGCCTGCTGGGCGGCCAGGGCCTGCTGCTGCTTGGTTTGCAGCTGCGCGTTCAGGTCGAGCTGGGCTTGGAACAGGTCGGCGTTGTTGGCCAGGCCCACGCTCTGGCGCGCCTTGATGAGGGCCAGCTTCTGCCGCGACACCTCGGCCGACGCCTCCAGGGTGCGGATGTAGCGCTGCTGCTGCACCACGGCGTAGTACTTCAGGCTCACGTCGGCCAGCACGTTCTGCACCGTCGAGTTCAGCTGGAGCTGGCTGATTTGCTCCAGCTCGCCGAGGCGGGCGCGGGTGGCCACCACTCGCCCCCCGTTGTAGAGCAGGTAGGAGCCCGTCAGGCCTACGTTGTACTGCGAGGACCGGGCCCCCACGCGCGTCACGCCCAGGCCGGTGTTAAACTCCTGCTGCGTGTTGTTAATCACCACGTTGTTGCTGGCCGCAATACCCACCGTGGGCAGGCCCCCTGCGAAGCCCGCCGAGTTATATAAATCCTGCACTGCCACGTTAGTCTGGCTGATCTGGATGTCGAGGCTGTTCTTGAGGGCCGTTTGCAGCGCATCGCGCAGCGTGAGGGTGGGGGCCTGGGGGCGCGCCACGCTGTCGGCCGACGGCAGGGCGGGGGGCGGTTTTAGCTGCGTCTGGGCCCCGGCGGGTTTCAGCGCGCCGCAGGCAATAAGGAAAAGCCAGGCAATAAATACTTTCATCGAATCGGATGGGCGGATGGACGAATGCCGCCCGCTGCTTAGGGAATCGTTTTAACTGCGCCGGGGCCCCCGGCGCTTACCGGGCGGCGCTACGCCACCGCCTCGGCTGGCTCGTGCGCCGCCACTGCTTCGCCCGCGCCTTCAGCCGCTGGCTTGGGCTCCTTGGCGATGAATGTATAGATGGCGGGGATCACCAATAGTGTGAGCACCAGCGAGAACAGAATGCCGCCCACGATAACGGTGCCCAAAGGCTTGCGGCTGGTGCTGGCCGCGCCCAGGCTCATGGCAATGGGTAGGGCCCCCAGCGCGGTGGCCAGCGAAGTCATCAAAATAGGGCGCAGGCGCTGCTGGGCCGCCAGTTGCACGGCCTCGCGCAGGGGTAGGCCTGCCGCGCGCTGTTGGTTGGCAAACTCCACGATGAGGATGCCGTTTTTGGTCACCAGGCCAATCAGCATAATCATTCCGATTTGCGAGAAGATGTTGATGGTCTGCCCAAAAGCCCACAGGCTGAGCAGGGCCCCCGCCAGCGCCAGCGGCACCGTGAGCAGGATGATGAGCGGGTCGCGGAAACTCTCAAACTGCGCCGCCAGCAGCAGGTAAATCAGCACCAGCGCCAGCAAAAAGGCAAATGTGGTGTTGCCCGCGCTCTCGGCAAAGTCGCGTGATGAGCCGGTGAGCGCTGTCTGGAATACGTCAGGGTCCAGCACTTTATCGGCGATAGCCTGCATGGCGCGCACGCCATCGCCCACGGTTTTACCTTCGGCCAGCTGCGCCGAAATGGTGGCCGCCTTGAAGCGGTTGAAGTGGTAGAGCGTGGCCGGGTTGGAGTTTTCCGTCTGGTGTACTACCGCCGAAAGTGGAATGCTCTCGCCCCGGCTGTTGGTGACGTAGAGGCGGCTGATGTCGTTGGGTGCGCTGCGGGCGCTGCGGTCCACCTGCCCGATGACCTGGTACTGGCGGCCATCGCGCAGGAAGTAGGCCATGCGCCGGCCCCCAAACGCGCCCTGCACGGCCGCCGCCACGTCCTGCGTAGTCAGGCCCAGGTCCCTGATTTTCAAGCGGTCGAACGTGAGCTGCACCTCGGGTTTGTTGAACTTGAGGTTGGCGTCCACATTCTGGAATGTGGGGTCTTGCTGGGCAGCGGCCAGGAACTTGGGCAGCGCTTCGCGGATGCGTTCAAGGTCGGTGGTTTGCAGCACGAATTGCACCGGCACGCTGCTCTTCGAGCCCGAGCCCACGGCAATGGTTTGCTCCTGCACCACGAAAATGCGGGCGTCGTTGAAGCGTTTAGTGTTGTGGGTCAAATACTTGGCTATCTGGTCCTGGGTGCGCTTGCGCTGGTCAGGTGGCACCAGGCCGGCGCGCACCTGCGCCGTGTTCACGCTGCCACCGGCGGGCGTGCGGGAAAATACAAAATCATTTTCGGGCACCGAGTCGTTCACAAATGCC is a window from the Hymenobacter nivis genome containing:
- a CDS encoding zinc dependent phospholipase C family protein, translated to MFRFFVLLLLVSALGLAPAAAYSVLTHQANVDSCWKPCLVPALERRYPGATAEDLLKAKAFAYGGAIIQDMGYYPLGASLFTNLTHYVRSGDFVRNLLDGAHDRNEYAFALGALAHYAADLQGHAEGTNRAMPLVYPELKAKFGNVITYEEGPKQHIQLEFAFDVTQVAAGRYRTEDYHNAIGFEVSKELLERAFEKTYGLALGKVFLNTDVSIATFRFTVQRIIPLASRSAWYYQKKEIRKLTPGIKRRTFVYHQNRKEYRHLYGHKYERPGFGARVLSVFVGILPKVGPLKPFAFRPPTPAALKIFRASFAIVVKTYCGLLGQQGPRAPAPALANQDFDTGSNTRFGEYALADKTYSEWVRKLAREKFAGVTPPVRTNILTFFASAKTTPADKEEQEDDNRKETAQALAELKALPAAETGK
- a CDS encoding (2Fe-2S)-binding protein; protein product: MNHDLTPGAAADGAAPDGSRRSFVKQAGGLLGLALAPPLTGFAGRLAGPASTLEGPTDLTLRINGTARTLRAEPRVTLLDALREYLDLTGTKKGCDHGQCGACTVLVDGRRINSCLTLAVMNQGKEITTIEGIAKGDELHPMQEAFLKHDGFQCGYCTPGQIMSGVACVKEGHATSDDQCREWMSGNLCRCGAYPNIVAAVREVAGGVKN
- a CDS encoding FAD binding domain-containing protein, whose protein sequence is MNNFSYTQAKTAKEATGLRQGAPQAAYIAGGTTLLDLMKANLEEHSQLVDINLLPFKGIEQTSDGLRIGAMERMSDVGEHPLVLQQYPAVSESLLLAASPQLRNMASIGGNILQRTRCGYFRDAAFPCNKRVPGSGCPALEGDNHNLAILGTSSACIATAYPGDLSVALAALDAVLTLENAKGKQRRVPVTEFYVLPGKAPQRETVLEPGELIVSVTIPAAAHARRSTYLKVRERASYAYALVSAAVGLDVQGGTIRSARVALGGVGTKPWRSPEAEKVLTGAPATEVTFRAAAAAALRGAQPRADNRFKVELAQNTLVQALLAVSA
- a CDS encoding xanthine dehydrogenase family protein molybdopterin-binding subunit, producing the protein MDTEPKFFETNPAGGVVGQPLSRIDGYAKVTGQARYSAEYNNLPGIVHAVLKTSDVAKGRITGFDTSAAQKQPGVLAILTHQNIPKLAKTPNDAEGKKAIGAPMGFLPLTGDQIYYAGQPVAVVVADTLEHAQYAATLLKVQIAAEKPLASYEDPKAQLYDPEKVQDGKTDGHTKRGDARAAFAAAPVQLTHRYIHAINHHNPMEPGATTAHWEAPDRLTVYDSTQGVTRTQKSLSAMLGLSAEQVRVVTKYLGGGFGCKGSCWPHTILTVQAAKAVGRPVKLSLTRPQMFTSMGHREDQEQTLKIGATKDGKLTALIHEKTSTTSPWDNYAEPNSKIINMLYECPTFESTYQLARANVMTSTFMRAPGEGPGSFAIECSMDDLAEKLGIDPLEIRLRNYAEKDPSTGQQWSSKSLKQCYARGAELFGWSKRNPKAGATRDGKLLVGWGMATASYPVHNSQGTARARLYADGHAVVQSGATDLGTGTYTVITQVAADGLGLPMEKIRFELGDTKLPTAPNSGGSVAAGTVSSSVYLAVQDVWQKLIKVAVLDKKSPLFKAKITDVEAKMGRLQLKANPSKGEGFADVMKRADLSDIEGNGQGRYGSGYEDAQAAANADPTKKDEVGHHSMHSFGAHFCEVKVDPELGTVRVTRWVSVHAAGRILNAKTARSQIIGGSIFGIGCALMENTVRDQNLARYTNASLADYHIPTNADIPEMTVEFVDEHDPYINAMGVKGIGEISMVGVSAAVANAVAHATGRRVRSLPITPDKVLGAKAVS
- a CDS encoding TolC family protein produces the protein MKVFIAWLFLIACGALKPAGAQTQLKPPPALPSADSVARPQAPTLTLRDALQTALKNSLDIQISQTNVAVQDLYNSAGFAGGLPTVGIAASNNVVINNTQQEFNTGLGVTRVGARSSQYNVGLTGSYLLYNGGRVVATRARLGELEQISQLQLNSTVQNVLADVSLKYYAVVQQQRYIRTLEASAEVSRQKLALIKARQSVGLANNADLFQAQLDLNAQLQTKQQQALAAQQATADLLRSLTLDLDTRMAVEDTIPVDQDLRWEDIDASLTKNPDLLAAERQVRVNELLERVARANRSPSLSINSGTNFARNQNAVGVTLFNQSYGPYAGLSLGVPIYTGGINKRLVKIAQLNTQTAQLQRTALERNYRTNALKAWEAYQQTLALVNTAQESYTTAKKLLNLVQLRLDAGLSTLVDVKLAQQSFEDAGYRLVNYRYNAKSAEITLQQLAALLTP